Part of the Sorghum bicolor cultivar BTx623 chromosome 1, Sorghum_bicolor_NCBIv3, whole genome shotgun sequence genome, GGTTCAATTTTTGTTGTGATAGCATATGATGATGGTCCCAGCTGTTAGCAATTTTCAACACAATGAGTGCAAGCAAAAATCCCTTTGCTCAAAAAGACCAACTATTTATATGTTTCTTTGCAAGTTGTTTTGTTCAAAGCAATGTCAACAAGGATTTTTTTTCCTTGAGGGTGCATTGAACAGATGTAGACAACAATTGTGTATAGGTTCCTAATTGTGTGTTTGTATCATACCAATGCTCATTTTTTACGTGAAGTTCCATACACGTAACACACTTAtgataaatcatacatgtgtaAAGGACTATGTTATTAAAAAAGGTAATAACAAACATACATTTTATATGCAAATatctattaggccttgtttagttacgaaaaaatttcggattttggcactgtagcatttttatttttatttgacaaatattatccaattatagactaactaggctcaaaagatccatctcgtgatttactgacaaactgtacaattagtttttattttcgtctatatctaatgcttcatgcatgcgctTTAAgacttgatgtgacggagaatcttgaaaagtttttggttgtcaggatgaactaaacaaggccttagattttGAGCTCAGTGCATTTGCTTTGAGAGATGTATCTAATGGTACTAGAGATTGCTTTGGttgtagatttttttatttggttgttgccgccacctagatggttTGAAGTAATCTGTCTCTGTTGAAGCACTCGATTGAAGGTTACGAGGTGCTCTAGAGTTGATTGTGAGGGGCTATTAGGTTCATTCTCCATTGGAGAGGTGAAAAATCACTTGGAATTGAGGCTTGGATAAACGCCTTGTGATCGAGCCGACTTAGAGATCAAACCCTTAAGTGGAGGAGGAAACCTTGTGTGGTTAAGTTTTGGTAGAGAAGTGGTGATCATCGGGCTTACTGCAACATTGACGTAGGTTACCGAATTGAACCACGAAGATATATCTTTGTATCTCCTTGTTCGGTATTGATCACTCTACACTTGTGCCTGACTTTTGTTCATAATTCATAATGTATAGATATTAGGATTGTCATCTTAGGAAGTAAAGCCGAGTTAGTTTTGATATTCTCTGGTGACAAAGCTTAGCTACTAGTCGGCTACTTGCAGGCTTGGTTTCAGTGATGCACTGTGCACTGATGTGCGCGGCAGTGTCCTATTGCCCTGTTGGTTCGTTTAACTGATAAGATATGACATAAAATactatttattaatttattatgcGATAAAAACACTACATTCGACTAATAAAGGCACTcataatgcagactctatcatatagtttaaagttatttattacctcgaataatgtggacttagagtctaaataagacttggagtcttattttttctacctctttcttcaataaatatgctgccacatcagcaaaataccataaataatatgtaattaattgtcttggactctgtgatagagtcttgcattatgAGTGACCGTGCACGACGACTTCTCATGCCCGGCTGTCTCCCGTCTCCGCGGGTGTGCCAGGCTGCCATAGCGATCGACGGCCAGTGGCAGAGTCGGCCACAGCCCACAGGCGGACAGGCCAGAGAGAGCTGTCTCTTTTCTTTGTCTGGACCGGTGACGGCCAAGCCCGGGGAGTACTCCGGTGAAAAAGCTCAGCGTTGGACACCTTTCTCCTGCTGAACTCAGAGTCGCCTCCACACTGTCTCCGTCAAGATTCCAAAATTCACTCAAGGGTGTTCACTGCGACACATGCAGCAGAGAGTAGTATATATCCTGGAAGTGGAGTGCGAGTTGGCCTCCTCCCGTTCTGCTTCTGCCCCCATGCTGGCGCTTAGCACTGTGTGAGCGTAGCGTCGACGTCCTAAACTAATTAACCTGTGTGTGATGACATGCCACTTTCAGTTAAAAATTTCAATAAAGCAAAGGCACAGCATAAATCCGTGGGCAGGGAGACTTGAACCCGGGCCCCGCTCAAATTTAGTCGATATATCTCCGTTGATTTCAACGATTTGAGACATTTGTCCATCCACGGCCACGGGTGCAGGAACGAGGATATACCTTGTTTGCACCGTCTCGTGTTGCAAAAAGTACTCCGTTGTAACTTGTAAGCAATATTTTGCTAGCCTAACCACGGCTTCTTTTAACGCAACTTGCCTGACGTGATGGAGCCTGCTCTGTCTCGAGCTGGTAAAGCCTTTACCAAATTAACTAGACAAAACCTCGCATGTTGTCGAGGCTGACTGTCATAGTGATCCTAAGTGTAGAAGCGTCAATAATGCTGAGCAATCAGAGCTTGAAACAAGGTCCTGACTATTTTTGGACCTAGAACGAACCTAAAATTTTGGACCCTTTTATATGAACATAATAATACTATAGTACTAGTTCTTGATagtatatacacatatataaaaTGTTACTAATAAGTATTTAATTGAATGCAAAAGTAATATTGATATGAAATAATTTGTATATCTCTACTATAATAGAATACTTAAATTACACTAGGTTTCTCCAAAAAACGTCCCCCGCTGAGAGTATATAACTATTGTGCACTCACAAAAGTGTACACAGAAATTTCCCTCTATTAAAATCAAGAGCTAATAATATAGCTAACCAAAATCCAACGGTCACGATTGGATGTGGGAAGCCAGGCTTCTCACCCTTCCCACCCGCATGCACTCTGCCTCAAACAGGCTCCACACCACCGCATGACGCTCGGGTGGCCGGGGTTCGATTCCCATCCCCGtgccatattttctttttcttcccaGAGAAAACCATCAGCCCACCTGGCGATTGCATCTCCGCTCGTGGTCGGTACCGCCCTGCACGGGCTCACGCGGGAGGAACTCTTGATGGCAGTATGGCACGGAGGACGAGGAGCCTCCAGACTTGCCGCCCGCCGCTGTCGGCCTTCCAATCCAATCCCTCCAGATCTGTCGCCAAGGAGACCCCTAACCATAGAGGCCATGGAGGAGGTGTCGGATCTCGCCGAGTTTATGCGCCAGGCGGTGTCACTTCTAGCCGACGATGACCCCTCCGACAACGCCGTGCTGAGCCACCCCACCACCTTCCTCAACGAGGCGCCGTGCCGTGGTGCCGTGTACATGAGTAGATTGGCTCAGATGTGCCTTTGCACTAACATTTGTTTCCACTATTTAGTAATTTGACCATCAATTGATAATTTTTCTCTAAACAGATTTTGTTGCCTCTGAAATAAACAACTGTGCTCTGTTGCAAGAAGGAATTGTTTCGATACTAAAAGGGAAAGGTAAATTCTGCAAGCATCTGAGTTagtttcaagttattttgttgTATATCAAGATCCTTCTATAAGTTTCGGTTTCACGAGGGATCTCCACATGCCGCGGTGAAAATAAAATGAGTTAGTTTCAGCAGTTTGTTCTCCATCTAAAGAGTACCTCTTGAAAGAAAGCCTAACAATAGCTGATTTCTTCTTTTGGCCCCTTGTTCTCCAACTAATAATATATTGTCATTTTGCTTTGTGCAGGTTGTACCGGTTAGCTTGCGAGATATGCTGATTAGGTAATCTTTGTTGACCTTCCCCTTTTAACCAAACCACACTTGAATTCCTGATCTAAGCAGTAGCTACCATTCCACTACTTCCATTTCAGTCGTCATCTGTGCTTGTGTTGAGTCTATTTGGAGGCTAGGCTACCACCCTGTGACTAGAGCATTACCCTTGTGACTATCAGGTGATGGCTTGGTGGAAAGTCATGCTTGGACAGGAAGGGAGTGGCAATTGCCTTTTGCACAACAAAAAAACAGTTTTTAGTCAACGAAAGAttgttcctaaccatccttgtaCTGAACTTTCTCAACCTGACATGTGATTGCAGCTGATGTCAATCATTTGCCTATTCTCGGTTGATATTAGAGAATGAATAGGATTCCACCATTCTTGTATTGCAGTTAATTTGACCTTAAGGCATGGATACTATTTTTTGGCCTGAAACAATTATACTGCCTTCTTTCCTGCAATGTAATTTGGTTGAGTTTGTATATATTTGAGTTCTAATTTGTATACGTAGCATTAGCAAGGGCAGTTGTGCAGGAAAAAAACTTGGATTTCCTTTTTAATCCGTTGTTCTGTGTCATTGAATACTATATTAAGATGGCTAGAAACATCAATTTTGTACACTAGAGTAATAATGTTAAGAAGATCGTTTCCATTCTTGAGAGTCATGAATTAGCTTCTATGCTTTGGAATGGTATTTTGTATTTACTAAATTTATTTTAAAGGTAACTTGTTTATTATAAATGGTTGGATTCtgtttaataaaataaaataggtaTAAATTCATAAATATAGTTGAAAAGAAACTTGAAACAACATGCATCAGATATGCTCCCTCAGTTCTAAGTTATTGTTACTGTGACCATATACCAAaggaaataattttttttcaaaattctctttGTTAATACCTCAATCTGGGTATTCCCACACAATATTCGCTTTTCTCCATTTGTTTAGAAAAAAATCTATTATTGGTttaaccgtagcgttagcacgggcacgcTACTGGTACATTAAATTACCTTAAAATTTTCTTCTAACATTCCTGGACGTGAAGTCATCGATGATGGTTTCAATATCAATCTCATCCAAATTTAAGAATCGTGTGAGAAATAATTAGTAACTAAATTTAAGAATCCACATCCATACCTTGCCGTAGGCTAGAGCATGCTGGAACGGCTGATTGCTGTGAAGCCGAAGTGCTAAGCGGAGATGAGGAAATTAGTCAATTAGAGAATGGAGATCAGGGCATCATGTGACTAGCCGATCAGGAGAATCTACATCCATACCTTCTCGTTTCTCCGCTCTGTTGCCTGATGGAAGACGCCGCCACGCCGACGCCGCCAGGCCCCTCTGCTCCTCACGTCACGCATCCACACGGTAGGTAGGAAACACAATACAGAACTACGGAAGGCCGCGGTTTTTGCGGACTCGCGGCGCATGATTACGGAAAACACGAATACACGATCGTACAATACCTATTAGGCTATTACTACGTATACATATTTGGGGGCCTATCCAAGTCTAGGGAGGACCCAGGACGGCTGTCCCTCTTGCTCCCCCCAAGGGCCGGGCCTGTACCCTACATGCGGTGGCGGAGCTAGAGAACTTTCGCGAGTAAGGCCAATACTATGAACCACCAACACGGATCACATGTTAATgaataaaaataatactagtgcATAGATTTAGCTAGAAAAGAAAAGATTActctagtattttttttctcacaTGTTAATACTGGCCCTAGCCTTATATCCGCCATTGTCTACATGGATAATCTCATTCAAGCAAGTGAAATGGGCACTGTATTATAGGGTCACTTAATAATTTAGGGCCTGCTTAGAACACTGGGATTGAAAACACAGGAATAGGAAAAAAATGTAGGAATAGGATGAGTAAAAGAAAAAACACAGAAAATAAATAAGAATGGATGTTTGGAACTCAGAAATTCATAGCTCAGGAATCATAAAGACTGTAAATAATAAAGAGTTGCTTAATAAAACAATATATTGTGTTAGTTACCAGGCTCTTTTTACGATTGTGGGACCTATGCACTTAGGCCTATGTTTTGGATTCCTCTATTTTTTACTTGCATTTCTATCCtatttctaagtttttttccaTGTGTTTTACATTCCTGCAATCAAAGGAGGTCCGAAGAATTAGGCTTTTTTTTGCCACCGTGCAATTACGTTTTTGATGATTTGCTATTGTTTCTATAATGTTTATACCCATGCTACTAGTACCATATAAAATTTGTTCACGGTCGAACAAGTTTTTgccataattttttttatcatggtataatttggacgcacataaCACACACTTCACACTCACACCACACACACGCGTGTACGCGTCCGTACACATGTAAAGAAGTGATTGCAAAAATTAGTATGACAATAACACAAACATAACAAGTTTTAAATAATAATGACATGTCTAAATATCTAAAAGTAATGACAAATGTTGAGTCGGTGATGCTCTAAATTTATCTTTTCCTCTTGTTTTTCTTTCTCTTGGTGTGAGGCGGTTGAATCCATCCTTCCcgtttgtttttttatatataatttcagccTGTCTAGTTCCTCCTAAAATGTCAAAAGATTTGGAGTTCGGGCCACTTTTttgtattttggaactaaacaccccccccTTGTAAAGATAGCCTATAATTTTTTTGGTTCTGGGAGCTTAGAGATCTAAAACTGTATAATCTCTCATTGGGTGGCCTGCATGCTCTCACACTTTTTTGCTACAGAGCAGAAAACTATAGAAACAAGAAGTGAAATGGAATAATGTTTTCTTTTTTCCGGTGTTAAGCAGGATAGACCTTGTTTTTATAAGATTTGGGATGTTTTTCTTTGCAATCATTATTCTAGTAATAATGTTTGAACATTAAGTTTTTACTATAAATATTAGTTCAATATAGGAAAAGCCTCACGAGGGGTCTCAAGAATTTGTCAGccattcaacaatgtttttctctcaataaaatcagcgaacaatactttcagtCATGGATTATCAGCCTCCGTACATCCCATCTTGATTTCAATTCAATTTTGTATAATGAAATACAAAAAGCAAAATCGTTAAAAGAAATTTTCCTGTCCACTTTCATCTCTTTTcatctatatctcttatataGATAAACCCCACTAGCTAATTCTCTTGACATACAAAGTAtccacatcatcatccactAGAGCATCATACTAACTAATTCTCTTTCCATGCAAAGAGTCCACATCAACGTCCATTAAATCATCCACTAATACATTATCCCGCCATGCAAAGTGTTCATATCTTTATCCACTAATAAATCGAactaacaaatattatttatccTGCATCTATGTTATTCACATTAACAAACCATATCATTTTCTAACATATATTTAGTTGTCCATACTAAAATGCTAAAAATCATCCACTAGCATATATAATGATAATATAATTTTACCGGTAATTCACGCAGCAACGCGTGGGGCATTCTactaatttttttagaaacacaGTGCCGTTTTATCGTATATCAGAGTGTATTATATAGGTTGAGAAGCGTGGTATTTAAGAAATGGGCTTTTAAACACAAACAGTCCAAACAGGCCCGCTTGCTCTGAAAGCCCACTCCACAAGCAATAGTACCTGccccgccacgtcatcgatcctgCGGGTTTCTGTTCAAGCCAATCAGCGCCTGTGCTTGCCATCCAACGGCGCAGCCTCACCTCCCGCGGATCGAGCCGCATCGCGCCGTCCGCATGGGACACGTCACCGATCCGCGCGGAGCCTCCCCACCCAATCCGTCGGCTCCACCACCTTCCCACGGATCGAGGCCCTCGTCTTCCCCTCCTATAAATTCCCTTCCCCTCACTCCCCCATCCCTCAAAAATCCCCAAATCTTCCTCGCCCCAAATCCACTCAAACCTCCGCTCCTCCGAGCAGCTCCCCCGTTCGTCGTCATGTCGGGCCGCGGCAAGGGAGGCAAGGGCCTGGGCAAGGGCGGCGCCAAGCGCCACCGGAAGGTGCTGCGCGACAACATCCAGGGCATCACGAAGCCGGCGATCCGGAGGCTGGCGAGGAGGGGCGGCGTGAAGCGCATCTCCGGGCTGATCTACGAGGAGACCCGCGGCGTGCTCAAGATCTTCCTCGAGAACGTCATCCGCGACGCCGTCACCTACACGGAGCACGCCCGCCGCAAGACCGTCACCGCCATGGACGTCGTCTACGCGCTCAAGCGCCAGGGCCGCACCCTCTACGGATTCGGCGGCTGAGCGTGGCTCCGTCCTCGTCCCTCCGCCCACGTGGGGATAGCTAGGGTTCCTGATGGATTAGCTGAGTTTGTGACTTTTGTGTTGTCTGCACTGTGTTTAACTTGTTAGGTGTTTATGGTTGTATGGAGATTGGAACCTTACCAATTGAAGCAATGGATGTCTTATTTATCTGTGTTCTTCATTCCCATTGACTCACTCTGTTTCTGTCTGGATTTGTCAAATATTTTTTACCATGATTTGTTCGGTTAGTAATCACAAAATAGAATAACCTTATTCAAGAGGATCCCTGGATCTTCTGGAGAGTTTGTCATCAGAGACGCGCTTGCACACGACACCAGGCACCAGCTGACCACAGAGCCACCAAACCTGAATTGTATACCTGTATCGTTGGGTAGGATTTGGAGTTACCAAATTCAAATCCAGCTTGCTGATCGCCGTTCTCCACACTCCCCTATTGCACCCGCATCCATTTGCCCAAATCCATTGGTTGGCGGGGAAGCTTGGCTAGTTTGACTGGACGAGGTGTTTGTCTGCTGATGTTGCAACTATACAACGAAAAAACTGAGAAAACAAGTTTAATTTCTACAACTTAGGCTCTGAATGTGATATTATCCAATACAATTGTCTTGCATCTTTAACTTAACAAATGTATCAAGTTGTCGTCAATCCTGAATTGTGAATGCAATGAGACAACAAAGATGAATGCCAAGAGCAGAAGAGCTGAACCAACCAGAGCCCATTCTCCAAGAGCTgaaccaaccaaccaaccaaccagATCTTTAAAATGTCTTTTGGCTCATTAGGAACACATGCATCAGCTTGTTTCTCGATCCCGCATAGAAAAGGTAAAATTCAGTAACTATAGAGATGTAAATTTTCATGCATTAGCTTTGCCATTGCAGCATCAAAACAATCATCCTTGTTCTTCCATTAGAtatctatctatatctatatggtACTCGTAACTGATAGTATGTCAGTAACATACAAAACTGACTGCAGCAGCCAACACAAGGAAAGAGATATGAACATATGACATTAATGCCGCCCCGTCAGCCGGTCTGAAATCTCAACACGTGGCTCCAAAAGTTGTTCTGGAAATCTCAATTGGTTTAAGGAACAAGGTTTGAGTCCTCACAGTTTAAGAGATAGAGGGGCTCCAGAGTTTAACTAAACCTCAAGTTCAGATTCAGTTCAGCCTTCAGGCAGTTTAACAGAAACTCAGTTTCAGAGCTACTAttgacagagctactttgatCAAGTATTTAGTGTCCAGTTACTGTACCAATGCTAAAAATAATCATGTTTTTCGTCAGTCCATACATTACCTTGCGAAGAACACCAAATTTGTGTATTAGCTTATAGTTGAAATCCATTTAAATTGAGCTTCAAAGTTTGACAAAAACGCTACCCTTCAGGCACAGTTTCAAATTCCAACAACAGCGGCTGACtgattaatttcttttctattaTCAGCAGCAAATGTGTTTATCTAAACTCCAAACTTGCTACTTTTGAACTACTGAATATTAGTAAACACAATAAAGACTGAACAATTAATCAAAAAAGCGAGTCATAGAGGTATTACTCGGTGTCATCCTATGTCGATTGTTCATGTGCAGAACTCTCCATCTCATGATCCTCTGAGCTTTCAGTAGTACCAGCAATGTTTACAACGTCCTCCCATGCCTCTGCAGCTATTCAATGAATTGTTTAGTTCATAGTTTAGCAGGTCGAAATTTTTAGATTACAATGCAACGCGTGAGTCAAAATTTGACAGAGGCCTGTAACCTGTGATGCTCGACAATAGCAGCATCGATCCGATTGGGCATGTGGCGACTGTCTAAGCTGACTCGCCATCGATCTGTTTTTTCCCTTATCAGGTTGAACACACACTACATAAATGGAAGTGGCAATCTCGAGTTCAAATATGAAAGagaactcaggccttgtttagtttaccaaaaaaaccaaaatcttttcaaaatttcccgtcacatcgaatattgcggcatatgcataatacgttaaatatagatgaaaacaaaaactaattatacagtttacttgtaattagAGATGAATCttatgagcctagttactctataattgaacaatgtttgtcaaatataaacgaaagtgttatcaTTTCCTAATTTTTTTTGTCAACTAAAGCAAGGCCTCAACTTACAGACACCAACACAACACAGAGCAGGAGAGGACCAACCGAGCCGACCCGTGCCCCACATCCCCGGCGGCGCGCGCACGTATCGGGGGGCATCGCATTCGCACCGACGTCCACGGCCCCAagcgccaaagcgccgtcgcGCCATCCCCGTCCCCTTCCCACCCGCTCTGCCGTTGCGCTGTTCCCATCCCGCCGACCCGCTGCGCCACCGCCACGCTCCCCAATCTCCATCCCtaaccccacccccacccccacccaccAACCCACCAGGCGACGCGGCCGCGGCGCCTCTCTAATCTCCCTCGCTTCCGCTCCACGCCGCACCCCCGGCCGCCTGCCTTCCTGCCTGCCTAACCTTCGCGTGCCGCCCGCGATCCCCACCCCCGCGCCCCAGATCTGGTAGCGCCTTCGCCGCTCGAGCGCGCGCGCTCACGGGTCAAGTCTCGAGTGCAGGCGGCCGCTCGCTCGGCCCGCGCCGGCCGATGGTTTCGGCCGCGGCGCAGGCGGGCGTGGTCGCGGCGTGCGTCGTGCTCTTCGTCCCCATGGGGCTGGCCGGCTGGCACCTCAGCCGCAACAAGGTGCTCTTCTTCTCCGGCGCGCTCTTCATCTCGCTTGCCGTCGGGGTCCACCTATCCCCGTACCTCCCCTCCCTGCCCCACCTCGcctcctccttcctcctcccccaccccggcgcctcctcctcctcctcctccgggtcTTCCTGCGTCCCGTTCCTGCACCGCGTGTCGTGGTCTGACGCCGTCGGTGCCACAGACGACGGCTCGGGAGGCGGAAAAGCGCGGGCGTGGTCGTGGCCGCCCTCGCTGGCGTCCGCCTGCGCGTTCGCGCGGCTGTCGCGCGACGACGCGTCGCTGCTGCTGAACGGCTCGTGGGTGATGGTGGCCGGGGACTCGCAGGCGCGGCTGCTTGTGCTCGCGCTTCTCCGCCTCCTGCTCGacccggccgcggcggcggccgccgagCCGGAGCTCTTCCGCCGCCACAGCGACTACCGCGCTGCCGTCCCCGCGCGGGGCATTTCCGTCGACTTCGTCTGGGCGCCCTTCGAGAGCAACCTCACGCGTCTGCTCCGCGAGGATCTGCGCCTCGCGCCGCGCCTACCCGACGTGCTCGTCCTCGGATCCGGGCTGTGGCACATGCTCCACGTCACGGACGCCGCGAGCTACGGCGACGCACTGGCGTCCGTCGCGGGCGCCGCCAAGTCGCTCCGCTCGCAGATTCCCGTGCCGCCGCCGCATATGTTCTGGCTCGGCTTGCCGCACCTCGTGAACCACATGCTCAACACAGACGCCAAGAGGGCACACATGAATGGCACCATGCTGCGTGCCTATGATCGTGAGGTCGATCGGAGAGGTGTTTTGCGAGGTGATGGTGGCCCGTTCCTGCTGCTTGATGTGGGGAAGCTCAGCCAGGGGTGCGGGCAGCAATGCACGGCTGATGGTATGCATTATGATGGTGATGTGTATGATGCTGTCATGCATATCATGCTCAATGCACTGGTGATTGAGTCCCAACAAAGGATTTGAGTGGGTGGGGGTTCTTGAACAGGTTTGTCCCCACCCCCTGTTCTTTTTGGTCAGTTACAATACACGGATAACTAGAAATTGTTGTGAGCTAGGAAGGTTCTTTGATTGCTTCAACATTTTGGTCGCTTGCCAGAAGTCACCACCCTTGAATTGCTGAACCTTTAGATTGTAAAATAGGGATATCTTAGAACCACACTGTTTTTTGCCGAATGGCAAACCAAACTGGCTGTACTATATACTTTTTCTTGGGGAATAACTAAGATGGTGATTCTGACACAAAGATTGTGAAATACTACGAAATAGTCAATTTTCATTTTGCCAACATAATTTGTCCTTGCCATGGTAACTTCAAGAACTTATTGGACTGTAACTGTGCTACTCTCTCTTAATATAATTAAATGCAATCCATCACTAATTCTAAGATTTGTGTTATTCTGAATCTCTAAGCCGATCACTATGTTGCATGCTGAGTGCATTATGCATGGTTGAACACAAAGAGTGCAGCAACCTTGCTAGACTGCTGATGGTTCTAACAACACTTTGTACTACAGCACTGTGCGCTAGATCCTTCCTGTTCAAGAAGAAGGGTTAGTTAGTGCCAGTAATGTGCACTATACTCTTCAGAAGAACTAagatttaattatttatctcaCTCAGGGTCGGAGCTACTAAATATAAAGCTGTGGTGCGGTCACACCCACGgcaaagtaaaaaaaaaggtGATTATGAACACTATATATGCACCCTCACAGTAAAAAGTTATGCACCCACAAGACAAACGCACCCCCTcgaatttgctctagctctgcCCATGATCTCACTTAATCCTTGGTTTTCATGATGCACCTTTATACTTGTCAGTAATTTGCTTCAACTGAGATATAACTAGGTTTCACTAGATCAAATAAGTCTTACAGACTTACAGTGAACTGTGGTAATTTGGCATCTGTAACTTTATGCTGTATTTCTCTCACTTTTCTGGGTTATTGCAATACTCGATGTGATGTTCTAGTTTTGTAAGTTGCAAACTAGTTGCGCTGGAATAGTGGAATTTGAAACTAGTGTGAAGCAAATGCTCCACCATTCATCCATTCTTCGTTGCCTCTGTAGAAAATCCCAATGTTTGTGAGGTCTTGTTATGGTGGTCACTTAGGTGCTATTTTGTTTTCTTTATGAGCCAGTTGTGTATTATATAGCTCTGTTAGTAATTTTCACACTAAATACAGCCATTAGTTTGACTCACTTTGGTCAGTCTTTCAGTAAAGGTGTCCCTGGTAAGAACCTGTTCTTGGGTGC contains:
- the LOC8058810 gene encoding histone H4, which encodes MSGRGKGGKGLGKGGAKRHRKVLRDNIQGITKPAIRRLARRGGVKRISGLIYEETRGVLKIFLENVIRDAVTYTEHARRKTVTAMDVVYALKRQGRTLYGFGG
- the LOC8062862 gene encoding uncharacterized protein LOC8062862, which produces MVSAAAQAGVVAACVVLFVPMGLAGWHLSRNKVLFFSGALFISLAVGVHLSPYLPSLPHLASSFLLPHPGASSSSSSGSSCVPFLHRVSWSDAVGATDDGSGGGKARAWSWPPSLASACAFARLSRDDASLLLNGSWVMVAGDSQARLLVLALLRLLLDPAAAAAAEPELFRRHSDYRAAVPARGISVDFVWAPFESNLTRLLREDLRLAPRLPDVLVLGSGLWHMLHVTDAASYGDALASVAGAAKSLRSQIPVPPPHMFWLGLPHLVNHMLNTDAKRAHMNGTMLRAYDREVDRRGVLRGDGGPFLLLDVGKLSQGCGQQCTADGMHYDGDVYDAVMHIMLNALVIESQQRI